The following proteins are co-located in the Pseudomonas fluorescens genome:
- a CDS encoding serine hydrolase domain-containing protein, translated as MSHKAQFSLATSYVEANESSLATRVAPLLMQGFPAAPEHRVTWNNWMRTPFNQWGFRHLARLRPSIDVSAGPGPVGQLQEAPRALDQLCFDSESGLGIRVIEHLVASQTDAFLVMQGDTVLFERYFNGQRACDRHIMFSVTKSLIGTLGEQLVTRGVLKPERPAAYYVPELAGSAFGDATVRQLFDMAVGIDYSEVYDDPNSESSQYGYACGFQPAPAQYAQFESLYQYLPSLKKRGSHGGFFHYVTATTEALAWVMERASGKACSQMLEEVWGRLGCDRDGYFLADPWGRNVAGAGFSATLRDMARFGRLLANNGRHDGVELLSPETVARITAGADPAIYAQNAEFSHWTPGASYRSQWYVFNDHSQALMAGGIHGQYLFIDKPSGVVIVKQSSLTDAVSPFDTDSVRMLRAIAAHLSH; from the coding sequence ATGAGTCATAAAGCCCAATTCTCCCTCGCGACTTCTTATGTCGAGGCCAATGAGTCTTCATTGGCCACTCGCGTGGCGCCGCTGCTGATGCAGGGGTTTCCCGCCGCGCCGGAACACCGCGTAACGTGGAACAACTGGATGCGCACGCCCTTCAATCAGTGGGGGTTCCGTCATCTGGCGCGACTGCGCCCCAGCATTGATGTGTCGGCGGGGCCAGGGCCTGTCGGTCAGCTTCAGGAGGCCCCGCGCGCGCTGGATCAGTTGTGTTTCGACAGTGAGAGTGGGTTGGGCATCCGTGTGATCGAGCACCTTGTCGCCAGCCAGACGGACGCCTTTTTGGTGATGCAGGGTGACACGGTGTTGTTCGAGCGCTACTTCAACGGCCAGCGCGCCTGTGACCGGCACATCATGTTCTCGGTCACCAAGTCGCTGATCGGTACCTTGGGTGAACAGCTGGTGACGCGTGGCGTGCTCAAGCCCGAGCGGCCGGCCGCTTACTACGTGCCTGAACTGGCGGGCAGCGCGTTTGGCGATGCGACGGTGCGCCAATTGTTCGACATGGCGGTGGGCATCGACTACAGCGAAGTGTATGACGACCCCAATTCAGAAAGCTCGCAGTACGGCTATGCCTGCGGCTTTCAACCGGCACCGGCGCAGTACGCGCAGTTCGAATCGTTGTACCAGTACTTGCCATCTCTCAAGAAGCGCGGCAGCCACGGGGGCTTTTTCCATTATGTGACGGCCACCACCGAAGCCTTGGCGTGGGTCATGGAACGTGCCTCGGGCAAGGCGTGCAGTCAGATGCTGGAGGAGGTCTGGGGGCGCCTGGGGTGCGACCGCGACGGCTATTTTCTGGCCGATCCCTGGGGCCGGAATGTGGCCGGGGCGGGCTTCAGCGCCACCTTGAGAGACATGGCGCGTTTCGGTCGCCTGTTGGCCAACAACGGTCGCCACGATGGCGTAGAGCTGCTGTCGCCCGAGACGGTGGCCCGTATCACCGCCGGCGCGGATCCGGCGATCTACGCGCAAAATGCCGAGTTCTCCCACTGGACGCCCGGTGCCTCCTATCGAAGCCAGTGGTACGTGTTCAACGATCACAGCCAGGCCCTGATGGCCGGGGGGATTCATGGCCAGTACCTGTTCATCGACAAGCCGTCCGGCGTCGTGATCGTCAAGCAGTCTTCGCTCACCGATGCGGTCAGCCCGTTCGACACCGACAGCGTACGCATGCTGCGCGCGATCGCCGCCCACTTGAGCCACTGA
- a CDS encoding TetR/AcrR family transcriptional regulator — protein sequence MSGLRERQKAERRQAISKAAVELFERQGFQNTTIEQIAGQAGVSPPTVFKYFGNKQEIILEILHHADQRAISDTRSLIHEIDDPVEALCHLERLLTGYALEVMHPSLWRELLPLILFGGSNGLPEGYRAMNDTLRAEISELLRELQRAGKLRAQLDVELAAFLLNDYSHLQLFRLVNQEHPDIDAHSTQVRRITELLFYGMQA from the coding sequence GTGAGCGGACTGCGTGAACGTCAGAAAGCCGAGCGCCGGCAAGCTATCAGTAAAGCGGCGGTCGAACTGTTTGAGCGCCAGGGTTTCCAGAACACCACCATCGAACAGATCGCCGGCCAGGCCGGGGTATCGCCGCCGACGGTGTTCAAGTACTTCGGCAACAAACAGGAAATCATCCTGGAGATCCTGCACCACGCCGATCAACGCGCGATCAGCGATACCCGCAGCCTGATCCACGAAATCGACGACCCGGTCGAAGCGCTCTGCCACCTGGAACGCCTGCTCACGGGCTATGCCCTGGAAGTCATGCACCCCAGCCTGTGGCGTGAACTGCTGCCACTGATCCTGTTCGGCGGCAGCAATGGACTGCCCGAAGGCTATCGGGCCATGAACGATACGCTCAGGGCCGAAATCAGCGAACTGCTGCGGGAACTGCAACGGGCCGGCAAGCTACGCGCGCAACTCGATGTGGAATTGGCCGCGTTCCTGTTGAACGACTATTCGCACCTGCAATTGTTCAGGCTGGTGAACCAGGAACACCCGGATATCGACGCGCACTCAACCCAGGTCAGGCGTATCACCGAGCTGCTGTTTTACGGCATGCAGGCCTGA
- a CDS encoding DUF3237 domain-containing protein, translating to MPERMNIAPNLQRVLTLRVVIGPGVMLGDSVEGLRCNYPILGGDFDGVGISGQVLAGGADCFLLRPDGIGQLDARYSVRTDEGEVINIRNRGVLSLTEYGRQLDSDGQWPIPETEYRCTCTPVFQVAKGRLDWLTRSSFIGLVHYPCADQVVIRCYRFY from the coding sequence ATGCCTGAACGGATGAATATTGCCCCCAACTTGCAGCGGGTGCTGACCCTTCGCGTTGTGATTGGGCCGGGTGTGATGCTGGGCGACAGCGTTGAAGGCCTGCGCTGCAACTACCCGATTCTGGGCGGGGATTTCGATGGGGTCGGCATCAGCGGCCAGGTCCTGGCGGGCGGAGCAGATTGCTTTCTTTTGCGCCCGGATGGCATCGGTCAACTGGATGCCCGCTACAGCGTCAGGACCGACGAAGGCGAGGTGATCAACATCCGTAACCGGGGTGTGCTGAGCCTGACTGAGTATGGCCGCCAGCTGGACAGCGACGGCCAATGGCCGATTCCTGAGACGGAATACCGCTGCACCTGCACGCCGGTGTTCCAGGTGGCCAAGGGGCGGCTGGACTGGCTCACCCGATCAAGCTTTATCGGCCTGGTGCACTATCCGTGCGCCGACCAGGTGGTGATTCGTTGCTATCGCTTTTACTGA
- a CDS encoding alginate export family protein, whose amino-acid sequence MVFSKRFSRALLAVGLPLTTHVAFAGYTFEDGDLKGEVNLTAGGATLFTRGVNFGSGRVDARNGKNGGARINWQEVYVKPGVKLEYALQPDFSLLAGGSLVAASTFGDGDAGGFSRSSDGKAAAEELYGGFRAGEWKLTAGRQNYMVGTGFIVMDGNLDQYKDGAYWLGPRTAFKDSAILAWDHGALKSQAFTLRTDDDLGDFRMTGVNVDYNLDDQVTLGAMAMKVNALGPRGSTLPRRRDGMQVYNLRALNTKVPGVQALTLNAEYALERGSGEGVDYAASAWYAQADYAFNTLPLTPVLGYRYASFSGDDNLTDNRQKAWDPLSKGFVDWSTWLVGDVVGNYLLFNSNENVQQFSLKTHLNETLTLGAIHYQFWLDEKNYLGAPVSDRRFADESVVFLDWTPTPSFYTSLSYNWVKPLAAAKQVFGDDQTFSALELYFTYRY is encoded by the coding sequence ATGGTATTCAGCAAGCGTTTCTCTCGAGCGCTGTTGGCGGTCGGCTTACCCTTGACCACCCACGTCGCATTCGCGGGCTACACCTTTGAGGACGGCGATCTCAAGGGCGAAGTCAATCTCACCGCAGGCGGGGCAACGTTGTTTACCCGTGGGGTCAACTTCGGCAGCGGCCGGGTCGATGCGCGCAACGGTAAAAACGGCGGCGCCCGGATCAACTGGCAAGAGGTCTACGTAAAGCCGGGGGTCAAACTCGAGTATGCGTTGCAACCGGATTTTAGCCTGCTCGCGGGCGGTTCTCTGGTGGCGGCGAGCACCTTCGGCGATGGTGATGCAGGTGGCTTCAGCCGCAGTTCCGATGGCAAGGCCGCCGCCGAAGAACTCTATGGCGGTTTTCGCGCCGGCGAGTGGAAGCTCACCGCCGGCCGCCAGAACTACATGGTCGGTACGGGGTTCATCGTCATGGACGGTAACCTCGACCAGTATAAGGATGGTGCTTACTGGCTCGGCCCGCGAACCGCCTTCAAGGATTCGGCGATCCTCGCCTGGGATCATGGCGCGCTGAAGTCTCAGGCCTTCACCTTACGCACCGATGATGACTTGGGCGATTTTCGCATGACCGGCGTCAACGTGGATTACAACCTCGATGACCAGGTGACGCTCGGCGCCATGGCCATGAAGGTCAATGCCCTTGGCCCCAGAGGCAGCACGCTCCCGCGCCGCCGGGACGGGATGCAGGTGTACAACCTGCGGGCGCTCAACACCAAGGTGCCCGGCGTACAGGCGCTGACGCTGAATGCTGAGTACGCGCTGGAGCGGGGCAGCGGCGAGGGTGTCGATTACGCTGCCAGCGCCTGGTATGCCCAGGCCGACTATGCCTTCAACACCTTGCCGCTGACGCCGGTCCTTGGCTACCGCTACGCGAGCTTTTCCGGCGACGACAACCTCACCGACAACCGCCAAAAAGCCTGGGACCCACTGAGCAAAGGCTTTGTCGACTGGAGCACGTGGCTGGTCGGGGACGTGGTCGGCAACTACCTGTTGTTCAACAGCAACGAAAATGTCCAGCAGTTCTCCCTCAAGACCCACCTCAACGAAACCCTGACCCTCGGCGCGATTCACTACCAGTTCTGGTTGGACGAGAAAAACTACCTGGGCGCACCGGTCAGCGATCGGCGCTTTGCCGACGAAAGTGTGGTTTTCCTCGACTGGACACCCACACCGTCGTTCTATACGTCGCTGTCGTACAACTGGGTCAAGCCACTGGCCGCCGCCAAACAGGTGTTTGGCGATGACCAGACGTTCAGTGCGCTGGAACTGTATTTCACCTACCGCTATTAA
- a CDS encoding polyamine ABC transporter substrate-binding protein: protein MNRFLRNTVLGTVASLLISGVCLAEERTVRIYNWIEYLPPEVLKSFEEETGIRPIYDVFDSAETMESKLLTGNSGYDVVFPGTANLGHLITAGAVQPLDRKQLPNWQHLDPQFMQSLEAVGDTGNRYAAPYLWGTTLIGYNVDKVRKALGPDVQMNSWDIIFKEENLAKLASCGVGFLDAGNEILPIALHYKGLDPNSQKREDYVQAQAVMMKIRPYVTYFNSSRYGMDLANGDICVGVGWSGGVALAMRLADAAGKGVKVQMALPKEGAPMWSDVMMIPAKAPDLAEAHAFINYILRPDVIARISNKIGYPNPNREATALVDASIRNDPNMYVPDEARKTLFALEPIPPAVERIRTRTWTAIKSNR, encoded by the coding sequence ATGAACAGATTTCTGCGTAATACCGTGCTGGGCACTGTCGCCTCGTTGCTCATCAGTGGTGTTTGCCTGGCTGAAGAACGAACCGTACGGATCTACAATTGGATCGAATACCTGCCACCCGAAGTGCTGAAGAGCTTCGAGGAAGAAACCGGTATTCGGCCTATTTACGATGTGTTCGACAGTGCCGAAACCATGGAGTCCAAACTGTTGACGGGCAACTCCGGGTACGACGTGGTGTTCCCCGGCACCGCCAACCTCGGGCACTTGATCACGGCCGGTGCCGTGCAACCGCTGGACCGCAAGCAGTTGCCCAACTGGCAGCACCTGGACCCGCAGTTCATGCAGTCCCTGGAAGCCGTGGGTGACACCGGCAACCGCTACGCCGCGCCTTACCTGTGGGGCACCACATTGATCGGCTACAACGTCGACAAGGTGCGCAAAGCCCTCGGCCCCGACGTGCAGATGAACAGCTGGGACATCATCTTCAAGGAAGAAAACCTCGCCAAACTCGCCAGTTGTGGCGTGGGTTTTCTCGACGCCGGCAACGAGATCCTGCCGATTGCCTTGCACTACAAGGGCCTCGACCCCAATAGCCAGAAGCGTGAGGACTATGTGCAAGCCCAGGCGGTGATGATGAAGATTCGCCCTTACGTGACTTACTTCAACTCGTCGCGCTACGGCATGGACCTGGCCAACGGTGATATCTGTGTGGGCGTGGGCTGGTCCGGCGGCGTCGCACTGGCCATGCGCCTGGCAGATGCCGCCGGCAAGGGCGTCAAGGTCCAGATGGCACTGCCCAAGGAAGGCGCGCCGATGTGGTCGGACGTGATGATGATCCCGGCCAAGGCCCCCGATCTGGCGGAGGCCCATGCGTTCATCAATTACATCCTGCGCCCGGACGTGATTGCGCGCATCAGCAACAAGATCGGCTACCCCAACCCGAACAGGGAAGCTACTGCGCTGGTGGACGCCAGCATCCGCAACGACCCCAACATGTATGTGCCGGACGAAGCGCGCAAGACCCTGTTTGCCCTGGAGCCGATTCCGCCCGCCGTGGAGCGCATCCGTACCCGCACCTGGACCGCCATCAAGAGCAACCGTTGA